One Ctenopharyngodon idella isolate HZGC_01 chromosome 9, HZGC01, whole genome shotgun sequence DNA window includes the following coding sequences:
- the prmt2 gene encoding protein arginine N-methyltransferase 2 isoform X3 has product MKNESSEGHEAEEYVGLADFVAEGDEQLSFSVGDKLLVHDRSSDVWWWAELHGHFGYVPSSYLHKRVEDVEDAWQDDEYFGNYGTLRLHLEMLSDKPRTEAYRQVILSNSATLKGKVVMDLGCGTGVISLFCALLAQPAAVYAVEASSMAEHTEKLVRQNGCEEVVTVFQDRAENLSLPGKVDVLVSEWMGNCLLFEYMLESVLLARDRWLKEGGMMWPSSACLTVVPCQAFSDYRQKMEFWEKPYGLDFSYLQSLAQKELLSKPKFSHHLLPEDCLSSPADVFTLDMVTIQVSDLERLEGDFNFTVEKSGMFHGFTVWFSAHFQSLEEDGPSLELNTGPYSEITHWKQTLFMLDSPVTVEEGDIIVGSIRLQRNPIWRRHLSVTFSWNINSTEVSKVQTKCFPMWR; this is encoded by the exons atgaaaaatgaaagcaGTGAGGGTCATGAAGCTGAAGAGTATGTCGGACTTGCGGATTTTGTGGCTGAAGGAGATGAGCAG CTTAGTTTCTCAGTTGGTGATAAACTGCTGGTCCATGACAGGAGTTCAGACGTGTGGTGGTGGGCTGAACTGCACGGTCACTTTGGATATGTCCCATCCAGCTATTTGCACAAAAGAGTAGAGGATGTAGAAGATGCTTGGCAAGATGACGAATACTTTGGCAATTATGGTACATTA AGGCTTCATTTGGAGATGCTGTCAGATAAACCCCGCACAGAAGCATACAGGCAGGTGATCCTGAGTAATAGCGCCACCCTGAAGGGGAAGGTGGTCATGGACTTGGGCTGTGGGACAGGGGTTATCAGCCTCTTCTGTGCTCTTCTAGCACAACCTGCAGCG GTATATGCTGTGGAGGCCAGCTCAATggcagaacacactgagaaactAGTGAGGCAGAATGGCTGTGAGGAAGTCGTGACAGTGTTTCAGGACCGAGCCGAGAATCTCAGTCTTCCTGGGAAAGTGGATGTTCTAGTGTCAGAGTGGATGGGCAACTGCCTTTTG TTTGAGTACATGTTGGAGTCAGTGTTGCTGGCACGTGATCGCTGGCTGAAGGAGGGTGGAATGATGTGGCCGTCCTCTGCCTGTCTGACCGTCGTTCCTTGCCAGGCCTTCTCTGACTACAGGCAAAAAATGGAGTTCTGGGAGAAACCCTATGGCCTAGACTTCAGCTACCTACA GTCACTTGCACAGAAAGAGCTTCTCTCCAAGCCTAAATTCAGCCATCATCTCCTACCTGAGGACTGTTTGTCTTCTCCAGCTGATGTTTTCACTCTTGATATGGTCACAATACAGGTCTCAGACTTAGAG AGACTCGAAGGAGATTTCAATTTCACTGTTGAGAAGTCAGGCATGTTCCATGGTTTCACTGTCTGGTTCAGTGCTCATTTCCAGAGTTTAGAAGAGGATGGACCATCACTGGAGTTGAACACCGGACCATATTCAGA gatCACTCACTGGAAACAGACTCTTTTCATGTTGGATTCCCCAGTGACGGTTGAGGAAGGGGACATTATAGTGGGGTCCATACGTCTGCAAAGAAATCCAATCTGGAGACGTCACTTGTCAGTCACATTTTCATGGAATATAAACAGCACTGAAGTTTCTAAG GTCCAGACAAAGTGTTTTCCAATGTGGAGGTGA
- the prmt2 gene encoding protein arginine N-methyltransferase 2 isoform X1, translating into MKNESSEGHEAEEYVGLADFVAEGDEQLSFSVGDKLLVHDRSSDVWWWAELHGHFGYVPSSYLHKRVEDVEDAWQDDEYFGNYGTLRLHLEMLSDKPRTEAYRQVILSNSATLKGKVVMDLGCGTGVISLFCALLAQPAAVYAVEASSMAEHTEKLVRQNGCEEVVTVFQDRAENLSLPGKVDVLVSEWMGNCLLFEYMLESVLLARDRWLKEGGMMWPSSACLTVVPCQAFSDYRQKMEFWEKPYGLDFSYLQSLAQKELLSKPKFSHHLLPEDCLSSPADVFTLDMVTIQVSDLERLEGDFNFTVEKSGMFHGFTVWFSAHFQSLEEDGPSLELNTGPYSEITHWKQTLFMLDSPVTVEEGDIIVGSIRLQRNPIWRRHLSVTFSWNINSTEVSKILKCTTSKPLHRWAHITSRQVKVMHNTRPHIQMMHSSEIT; encoded by the exons atgaaaaatgaaagcaGTGAGGGTCATGAAGCTGAAGAGTATGTCGGACTTGCGGATTTTGTGGCTGAAGGAGATGAGCAG CTTAGTTTCTCAGTTGGTGATAAACTGCTGGTCCATGACAGGAGTTCAGACGTGTGGTGGTGGGCTGAACTGCACGGTCACTTTGGATATGTCCCATCCAGCTATTTGCACAAAAGAGTAGAGGATGTAGAAGATGCTTGGCAAGATGACGAATACTTTGGCAATTATGGTACATTA AGGCTTCATTTGGAGATGCTGTCAGATAAACCCCGCACAGAAGCATACAGGCAGGTGATCCTGAGTAATAGCGCCACCCTGAAGGGGAAGGTGGTCATGGACTTGGGCTGTGGGACAGGGGTTATCAGCCTCTTCTGTGCTCTTCTAGCACAACCTGCAGCG GTATATGCTGTGGAGGCCAGCTCAATggcagaacacactgagaaactAGTGAGGCAGAATGGCTGTGAGGAAGTCGTGACAGTGTTTCAGGACCGAGCCGAGAATCTCAGTCTTCCTGGGAAAGTGGATGTTCTAGTGTCAGAGTGGATGGGCAACTGCCTTTTG TTTGAGTACATGTTGGAGTCAGTGTTGCTGGCACGTGATCGCTGGCTGAAGGAGGGTGGAATGATGTGGCCGTCCTCTGCCTGTCTGACCGTCGTTCCTTGCCAGGCCTTCTCTGACTACAGGCAAAAAATGGAGTTCTGGGAGAAACCCTATGGCCTAGACTTCAGCTACCTACA GTCACTTGCACAGAAAGAGCTTCTCTCCAAGCCTAAATTCAGCCATCATCTCCTACCTGAGGACTGTTTGTCTTCTCCAGCTGATGTTTTCACTCTTGATATGGTCACAATACAGGTCTCAGACTTAGAG AGACTCGAAGGAGATTTCAATTTCACTGTTGAGAAGTCAGGCATGTTCCATGGTTTCACTGTCTGGTTCAGTGCTCATTTCCAGAGTTTAGAAGAGGATGGACCATCACTGGAGTTGAACACCGGACCATATTCAGA gatCACTCACTGGAAACAGACTCTTTTCATGTTGGATTCCCCAGTGACGGTTGAGGAAGGGGACATTATAGTGGGGTCCATACGTCTGCAAAGAAATCCAATCTGGAGACGTCACTTGTCAGTCACATTTTCATGGAATATAAACAGCACTGAAGTTTCTAAG
- the prmt2 gene encoding protein arginine N-methyltransferase 2 isoform X2 produces the protein MKAVRVMKLKSMSDLRILWLKEMSRSSDVWWWAELHGHFGYVPSSYLHKRVEDVEDAWQDDEYFGNYGTLRLHLEMLSDKPRTEAYRQVILSNSATLKGKVVMDLGCGTGVISLFCALLAQPAAVYAVEASSMAEHTEKLVRQNGCEEVVTVFQDRAENLSLPGKVDVLVSEWMGNCLLFEYMLESVLLARDRWLKEGGMMWPSSACLTVVPCQAFSDYRQKMEFWEKPYGLDFSYLQSLAQKELLSKPKFSHHLLPEDCLSSPADVFTLDMVTIQVSDLERLEGDFNFTVEKSGMFHGFTVWFSAHFQSLEEDGPSLELNTGPYSEITHWKQTLFMLDSPVTVEEGDIIVGSIRLQRNPIWRRHLSVTFSWNINSTEVSKILKCTTSKPLHRWAHITSRQVKVMHNTRPHIQMMHSSEIT, from the exons atgaaagcaGTGAGGGTCATGAAGCTGAAGAGTATGTCGGACTTGCGGATTTTGTGGCTGAAGGAGATGAGCAG GAGTTCAGACGTGTGGTGGTGGGCTGAACTGCACGGTCACTTTGGATATGTCCCATCCAGCTATTTGCACAAAAGAGTAGAGGATGTAGAAGATGCTTGGCAAGATGACGAATACTTTGGCAATTATGGTACATTA AGGCTTCATTTGGAGATGCTGTCAGATAAACCCCGCACAGAAGCATACAGGCAGGTGATCCTGAGTAATAGCGCCACCCTGAAGGGGAAGGTGGTCATGGACTTGGGCTGTGGGACAGGGGTTATCAGCCTCTTCTGTGCTCTTCTAGCACAACCTGCAGCG GTATATGCTGTGGAGGCCAGCTCAATggcagaacacactgagaaactAGTGAGGCAGAATGGCTGTGAGGAAGTCGTGACAGTGTTTCAGGACCGAGCCGAGAATCTCAGTCTTCCTGGGAAAGTGGATGTTCTAGTGTCAGAGTGGATGGGCAACTGCCTTTTG TTTGAGTACATGTTGGAGTCAGTGTTGCTGGCACGTGATCGCTGGCTGAAGGAGGGTGGAATGATGTGGCCGTCCTCTGCCTGTCTGACCGTCGTTCCTTGCCAGGCCTTCTCTGACTACAGGCAAAAAATGGAGTTCTGGGAGAAACCCTATGGCCTAGACTTCAGCTACCTACA GTCACTTGCACAGAAAGAGCTTCTCTCCAAGCCTAAATTCAGCCATCATCTCCTACCTGAGGACTGTTTGTCTTCTCCAGCTGATGTTTTCACTCTTGATATGGTCACAATACAGGTCTCAGACTTAGAG AGACTCGAAGGAGATTTCAATTTCACTGTTGAGAAGTCAGGCATGTTCCATGGTTTCACTGTCTGGTTCAGTGCTCATTTCCAGAGTTTAGAAGAGGATGGACCATCACTGGAGTTGAACACCGGACCATATTCAGA gatCACTCACTGGAAACAGACTCTTTTCATGTTGGATTCCCCAGTGACGGTTGAGGAAGGGGACATTATAGTGGGGTCCATACGTCTGCAAAGAAATCCAATCTGGAGACGTCACTTGTCAGTCACATTTTCATGGAATATAAACAGCACTGAAGTTTCTAAG